In Niveispirillum cyanobacteriorum, the following proteins share a genomic window:
- a CDS encoding lipoprotein-releasing ABC transporter permease subunit: MIFTPFERMVAWRYLRARRQEGTVSVIAGFSFIGVALGVATLIIVMSVMNGFRAELVSRIQGVSAHAAVSVAGGGPLTDYAALLDRLRAAPGVTQVMPVVEGQALATVNGRAVGVKVRGLEVADFQTRPIVGRSVIRGLSDLGEDGVALGFNLSRSLGISAGGNVTLISPKGTVTAFGTMLRRKEFPVYAVVDLRMPEQDANLIYMPLPASQAFFRMGQGVSAIDVFVSDPRDVDAMRASLEAAAGPGFTVTDWRQANKGLVTALGVERVAMFVVLTLIILVASFNIVSSMVMLVRGKAASIAILRTMGAQRASVSRIFLLAGASIGAVGTLVGFALGILLTVNVQAIGYALGQVPGIAGSQMLLFLTTLPAIIDWSEVTLVVALGLFLSVGATLYPARRAASMDPVEALRHG; this comes from the coding sequence ATGATCTTCACCCCCTTTGAGCGTATGGTCGCGTGGCGTTACCTGCGGGCGCGGCGGCAGGAGGGGACGGTGTCGGTCATCGCCGGCTTTTCCTTCATCGGGGTGGCGCTGGGTGTGGCGACCCTGATCATCGTTATGTCAGTGATGAACGGGTTCCGGGCTGAGCTGGTCAGCCGTATCCAGGGTGTCTCGGCCCATGCCGCTGTCAGCGTGGCGGGCGGCGGGCCGCTCACCGACTATGCCGCCCTGCTGGATCGGCTGCGCGCCGCCCCCGGTGTGACGCAGGTGATGCCGGTGGTGGAGGGGCAGGCGCTGGCCACCGTCAATGGCCGGGCCGTGGGGGTAAAGGTGCGCGGGCTGGAGGTTGCGGATTTTCAGACGCGGCCCATTGTGGGGCGCAGCGTGATCCGCGGCCTGTCTGACCTGGGGGAGGATGGGGTGGCGCTGGGCTTTAACCTGTCCCGCTCGCTGGGCATTTCGGCGGGTGGCAATGTCACCCTGATCAGCCCGAAGGGCACGGTCACGGCCTTTGGCACCATGCTGCGGCGAAAGGAATTTCCCGTCTATGCCGTGGTTGATCTGCGCATGCCCGAACAGGATGCCAACCTGATCTATATGCCGCTGCCGGCCTCCCAGGCATTTTTCCGCATGGGCCAGGGGGTCAGCGCCATTGACGTGTTCGTCAGCGACCCGCGCGATGTGGACGCGATGCGCGCCAGCCTGGAAGCGGCGGCAGGCCCCGGTTTCACCGTCACCGACTGGCGACAGGCCAACAAAGGGCTGGTGACGGCGCTGGGGGTGGAGCGGGTGGCGATGTTCGTGGTGCTGACCCTGATTATCCTGGTCGCCAGTTTCAATATCGTCTCCTCCATGGTCATGCTGGTGCGCGGCAAGGCGGCCAGCATCGCCATCCTGCGCACCATGGGGGCGCAGCGCGCGTCCGTGTCGCGCATCTTCCTACTGGCCGGTGCCTCAATTGGGGCTGTCGGCACGCTGGTCGGGTTCGCTCTGGGTATCCTGCTGACCGTGAATGTGCAGGCCATCGGTTATGCCCTGGGTCAGGTGCCGGGCATCGCGGGGTCACAGATGCTGCTGTTCCTGACCACCCTGCCGGCCATCATCGATTGGTCGGAAGTCACCCTGGTGGTGGCGCTGGGCCTGTTCCTGTCGGTGGGGGCCACGCTGTATCCCGCCCGCCGGGCGGCCTCGATGGACCCGGTGGAGGCGCTGCGCCATGGCTGA
- a CDS encoding lipoprotein-releasing ABC transporter permease subunit, with product MADRSRMFGILERWIAFRYLGARRQEGFISVIAGFSFLGIALGVATLIISLSVFNGFQRDLLSRVLGFQGHVVAMGQYGPFQASDALVEGVRGVPGVVSVMPSLDAQGLLSYRDFAGGVLVKALRPADMAARPAFADALVEGTLAEGDGIAIGKRMADNGRIKIGDRVTILSPQVDAGGGPPRSRAFTVTGIVALGVSEFDNTLVLMDLETAQEFFQLDGNVTAVEVTFTDPALGPARMADVAARLPAGLHVQNWQQVNGAFFSFIETQRNVVSLILGMIVVVAAFNIISGMIMMVQDKGREIAILRTMGAGRGTILRIFLMSGASIGVAGTTAGLILGVTLSGHMEQLRQLVKAATGVDPFNSDIYFLSSLPSFTDPWQVAQVAVASVALSLLATLYPSWRAAKLDPVEALRYE from the coding sequence ATGGCTGACCGTTCCCGCATGTTCGGCATTCTGGAGCGCTGGATCGCCTTTCGCTATCTGGGGGCGCGCCGGCAGGAGGGATTCATCTCCGTCATTGCCGGCTTCTCCTTCCTCGGCATCGCCCTGGGCGTGGCGACGCTGATCATCTCCCTGTCGGTGTTCAACGGGTTTCAGCGCGACTTGTTGTCCCGCGTCCTGGGTTTCCAGGGGCATGTCGTGGCCATGGGCCAGTATGGCCCGTTCCAGGCGTCCGACGCGTTGGTGGAGGGGGTGCGCGGCGTGCCGGGTGTGGTGTCGGTGATGCCCAGCCTGGATGCGCAGGGCCTGCTTTCCTATCGCGATTTTGCCGGCGGCGTGCTGGTCAAGGCGCTGCGCCCCGCCGACATGGCCGCCCGGCCCGCCTTTGCCGATGCCCTGGTGGAAGGAACACTGGCGGAAGGCGACGGCATCGCCATCGGCAAGCGCATGGCCGACAATGGCCGTATCAAGATCGGCGATCGGGTCACCATCCTGTCACCGCAGGTGGATGCGGGCGGTGGCCCGCCCCGGTCGCGTGCCTTCACCGTGACCGGCATCGTGGCGCTGGGCGTGTCGGAGTTTGACAACACGCTGGTCCTGATGGACCTGGAGACAGCGCAGGAATTCTTTCAGTTGGACGGCAATGTGACGGCGGTGGAGGTAACCTTCACCGATCCCGCCCTGGGCCCGGCCCGCATGGCCGATGTCGCGGCGCGTCTGCCCGCTGGCCTGCACGTCCAGAACTGGCAGCAGGTGAACGGCGCCTTTTTCAGCTTCATTGAGACGCAGCGCAATGTCGTCTCCCTGATCCTGGGCATGATCGTCGTGGTGGCGGCCTTCAACATCATTTCCGGCATGATCATGATGGTTCAGGACAAGGGGCGAGAGATCGCCATCCTGCGCACCATGGGGGCCGGTCGCGGCACCATCCTGCGCATCTTCCTGATGTCCGGCGCTTCGATTGGTGTTGCGGGCACCACTGCGGGCCTGATCCTGGGGGTGACCTTGTCGGGCCATATGGAACAGTTGCGCCAACTGGTGAAGGCGGCCACCGGCGTCGATCCGTTCAATTCGGACATCTATTTTTTGTCCTCCTTGCCCTCCTTCACCGATCCGTGGCAGGTGGCGCAGGTGGCGGTTGCATCCGTGGCCCTGTCGCTGCTGGCCACGCTGTATCCATCCTGGCGGGCGGCGAAGCTGGACCCCGTCGAAGCCCTTCGATACGAGTGA
- a CDS encoding ABC transporter ATP-binding protein: protein MAEIVLRLTGIHRSFTQVETPLHVLRGVDAAIQAGEMVALVGPSGAGKSTLLHIAGLLEAADKGGIEIAGQKADGLNDAERTAIRRDKIGFVYQFHHLLPEFTAEENITIPQMLAGVSRSVAKDRARELLGLVGLSARAGHRPAKLSGGEQQRVAIARALANRPRLLIADEPTGNLDMHTSEKVFALFADLVRGQGLGALVATHNLDLARRMDRVVEMRDGLLVAG, encoded by the coding sequence ATGGCCGAGATCGTCCTGCGCCTGACCGGCATCCACCGCTCCTTTACGCAGGTAGAAACGCCGCTGCATGTGCTGCGCGGTGTCGATGCCGCCATCCAGGCGGGGGAGATGGTGGCCCTGGTGGGGCCCAGCGGGGCTGGCAAATCAACCCTGCTGCATATCGCGGGCCTGCTGGAAGCTGCCGACAAGGGCGGGATTGAGATTGCGGGGCAGAAGGCCGACGGTTTGAACGATGCCGAACGCACCGCCATCCGCCGCGATAAGATCGGCTTCGTCTATCAGTTCCATCACCTGCTGCCGGAATTCACGGCAGAGGAAAACATCACCATCCCGCAGATGCTGGCCGGTGTGTCGCGTTCGGTGGCAAAGGACCGGGCGCGCGAATTGCTGGGCCTGGTCGGCCTGTCCGCCCGCGCCGGTCATCGCCCGGCCAAACTGTCTGGTGGGGAGCAGCAGCGCGTGGCCATCGCCCGCGCGCTGGCCAACCGTCCGCGCCTGCTGATCGCTGATGAGCCGACGGGCAATCTGGACATGCACACGTCCGAAAAGGTGTTCGCCCTGTTCGCCGATCTGGTGCGCGGGCAGGGGCTTGGCGCCCTGGTCGCCACCCATAACCTGGATCTGGCGCGGCGCATGGACCGGGTGGTGGAGATGCGCGACGGTTTGCTGGTGGCGGGCTGA